From the Asterias amurensis chromosome 1, ASM3211899v1 genome, the window GCATTGAGCCCCCACTGCCTTACTCACTGCCAAATCTAAAGCCCACTCACAGTGTTGCAAGTAATTATAGGTATATGAACAGGGCCTCCGCCAAAAAGTGGCTTTCAAGCAGCTCGCCAATGAGGCATTAGATAATGGAAGTCAAGTGAATAAATTATGCAATACACACGTCTGGTCAACTTGATTTAGAGTTTGAGAgatattttattttgcttttccAAATTGACAAGAGCGCGAAAGAACTGTGGAAAAAAATTGATTATAGCAGCAGAACCAATCAAGTAGGAGGCTCTGGTTGCGAACAAAAATCCTGATAATCAAAGACGTTATGTCTTCCTTTCAAACTACTCAAAATGTCAACATACCAGCGtctatttttaaaagaaatctgagTAGAAATGTTTGTATAGACACAGTTAGGCgacttcaaagaaaaaaacaccaccaCACTAAGTATAGCATTACttttaggaaaaaaaacaacGTTTCACAACCTTAACAGAAATGAAAACCATAGAGCCTCctcaataaaaaaacacaatctgaaGTGTATTAAGGAAGTTTGCGATACCCTAGTGCAATGTCACTGTTTACAGCATCATGGCACAGCAAACAGCTACAATGAGTACCAATGCGCTGTAAAGCATGGTAGCTGTGCCAGAAGTGCTGTCTTCATCCAACATAGCGACGATACGAACTGGCGCACCACTGCCATCTTTAATCTTCATCGGTAGAGCGTGTACTCTAGCACCAGTTGTAGGAAGTTTATCCAAGTTGGCGACATTCTCCATCCCGTAAATGTTAGCCTGGTAAAGATTCTGATGAGCCCGGAAGTCTGTACTCTGACCATAGTCAATGGATGGAGTGTCGATACCAATGCCTGATATGTTACGATTCGATACCAACCATATTGCTGTTTCTGGTGCCACACCTGGGAAATGAAGAATTGAGTTTCCTTGGTCATCCTCGAACGTGTCGTTCCTTGCTGAACCGAAATATGCCAGACGGTCAAGGTGGAAGGCTCCCCAACCAGTGTAAACAAACAGTAATGAATCATCAGGTATTTTCCCGTTGATTTCTTCCCAGTCCTGAAGATCCTTGACTGTCATCTGATAATCGGGGTTCATTGCGCTTTTCTCTGAGATGTCTACACGGACTCCTGGCCCTATAAACCGGCTGATTGGTATGTCGCTGACTCGTAGCTTGCCTTCACTGAAGTGGGCTGGTGCGTCGATGTGTGTCCCAGCATGTTCTGCTGAGGAATAACTGTTTCCTTCATACCTGATAGAAAACCAAAGATTGCACGTAATTTTTGGGAAGTACTCTATAATACTGTTTGATGTGTCATTGATATTAAAATGTTAGCCAGTCTCCCGACTATGTCTAGAAGCAAGGtggtcaaaacgttgagaccaattctaTTAAGAACTATCTCTGTGGTGGTGAAGTTATAACAACCCTTTATAAGCTGtataaagtagtagtccaaggcGCTTTCTACCTTCTACCCatggtagtagttaaaaagcaggacagttcttttcagaattgagagTCTCCCAAAAAATCCCCCAAACCTACTCTGccgtagtagaatatatagaaagacagttttctaaagaacaaactctacctaacAACTAGGTAGACACacatgtgttaccgcaaaccagatAGTGATACCTCACCACCATGCAATGGCTGTTCAACAAGATATGAGTCGATCTCTGAATAAAGCTGCATTTATGTTTCACAGGAATTAGtttctaaataaaataaaatgtgattTTCTTACCATGGGTATTTTTCTGCTGGTCCACGATATCCAATGGTCAATTGGAACAACTCCTGACCAGGCCAAGAGGGTGTGGTATCTCCAAACTCGTAAGACATATCCAATAGTTCACCTCTCTCCAAAGCTAATATGATAGGGAACATCACAATTAATAACATCACTGAGCTAAGTCGAAAACCCATAGTCAATCTGACGAGGAAAAAAAGCAAGAACGATTTCAGTTATTATAGCCATAGTTACACAAATAAAaggaaaaagttttaaaataaacaaaatctatACAAACCGTTGATCACCACAAAGTGATCTAACTGACAAAACCacacttttgttgttgtaaataaTTCATTCaccatttcttaaaaaaaaccagttttGACAAAACTGGTTAAACATAAGCTGTGAAGTGGAGATACACgagtagagagagagagaaaatcAGCAGATAGCACAGCAAAAAGAAACAAGGATAAATGGGAAACAAGGTACATTGTCTGTGTCAGATCATTGGGCTGATTGGCCTGAAGGTGCCTTATTCACAGTATTTCCATATACTCCTCAGTTAGACCATAGAACAAGTTCTGGTTCATATGCTCAGACGAACTACCGACCTCATTTTCGACATTTATATACATACAAACTCAACCTTGGCTCCCGATTAAAATGCGTTTGCGTAATAGGCATAGAAAGTGAAATCTTAATTCTCACTTTCAAAGCTCCAGACTATGAGCATATCTTGGAAAAGGTTAAAAAAGGAGGGCCACTAAGTTGGTCATAGCCCTAAGGGAGCTTCCATAATGAAGAATAAGACGTTGCAAGGTCTAGATTGGTATTCCCTGGAGAAGAGAGACAAAGAGGAAAATTTTAGAGACCTTCAAAATCCTAGTGATAATGTGGACAGCAGCAGATTCTTCAAAACAACTGAAAGAACCACAAGAGGTCACTCTCTTAAACTCTTCCAGCAATCCCTGAAGAAGAAAAGAATTGATACAGGAAGAATTTATTCACCCAAAGATTGATAAACATATGGAATTCCCTTCCACAAGCAGTAAATGCCAAAACTGTAGAAACATTTAAGAAAAGACTGGATTCTCACTGTGAAAGGAGGAAAAGATAGGATGTGGGGTCACAAAGGCTAGGCTGAATTAATTAGCCCATTAAACCGAATAAGTAGTTTAAAGTAATATCTGATCTTTTGCATACATTGCTGTTCGTCCTCTTCGTGTGTCCTGTTGGCCAATTCCACTTTAAAGCAGTAGAGTACTTTTTACACAAATGCCTTTAGGGCATGGTCATAGTTTTGACATCACATTGGGCTTTCAATTTTTAAcagtgcccctcatagcagtcaatatttgtattgttgttactgttgtatTATTATTGCTGTACtgttattaacaaaataaatatagcAACTCTTGAAAAGCGTCAGGTCATGACCCACAGGTGCAAAATAAAGCACATGTGCCTGAATTGTATTACCTTCCACAGCAAGACTGAAAAGTGTGGTGCAAAGTAAATAGACATGGCAAATGAAGGCTCACTGCCATTTA encodes:
- the LOC139941785 gene encoding isatin hydrolase-like, whose protein sequence is MGFRLSSVMLLIVMFPIILALERGELLDMSYEFGDTTPSWPGQELFQLTIGYRGPAEKYPWYEGNSYSSAEHAGTHIDAPAHFSEGKLRVSDIPISRFIGPGVRVDISEKSAMNPDYQMTVKDLQDWEEINGKIPDDSLLFVYTGWGAFHLDRLAYFGSARNDTFEDDQGNSILHFPGVAPETAIWLVSNRNISGIGIDTPSIDYGQSTDFRAHQNLYQANIYGMENVANLDKLPTTGARVHALPMKIKDGSGAPVRIVAMLDEDSTSGTATMLYSALVLIVAVCCAMML